The Triticum urartu cultivar G1812 chromosome 6, Tu2.1, whole genome shotgun sequence genome includes the window GGTCCTCGTGGGATATTAGCTTATGCTTATCCATATGTGTTTGATTTTTACTGCCGCACACACTACTTCGCGCACTGCTGCCATGTACAACACACCATAGCTGTCTTTTCCAACGGTGTATCCTGTGCGTCTTTAGGAGTGTGGTTTCAGCAAAATCGATAGGTTGCAAAGTGCTTCTATGGTTCATTTTTTTTAGGAAAACGCTTGGCTTCTACCGGCGAATCGCACGCGAGCATTCGCCGACTCGTCTGTACGACACGTGTCCCGAGGGAGCggtcttttttcttttttcggTCAACGTGGCCTGCTCAATGTCCATTACGATGAGTTTTCGCGGCAAGGTCTATTGTAGTAAAAACTGCAACAAGACTTCTGTTCAGAAAAATTAAATTTAAAGCGAGACCATTGTTGCTAAAAAAATAAATTGCAACAAGACCTCTgttgcaaaaaaaaaagaaacaagAACTCTGTTGCAAAAAAATTAAATTGCAACAAGGTCTCTGTTGCAAAAAAAAATCTTGCAAAAATTTCCGCAACATGAGTCGTGTTGCAGAAAATTCCCACAACATGACCTATGTTGCAATGATAAAAGGGTGACGCTCAGTCGCTCAATTCGAATCCGTTGCAAATTCTTTTTTGAAACAAGGCCTTTGTTGTCAGAAATACTGTAACAGAGCTTTTGTTGCAAAAATAATTATTTTGCAACAGATCTCTATTGCAAGAAAAAAATGCAACTTAAGCTATGTAGTACTCCGTAAAATGACCCGTATTGCAAAAAAAATTCCGCAACACGACCTGTGTTGCAATAATAGAGGATGACACTCGGTCAATAAATCTGTCTGATCCTACAGCTCGCGAGGCGgaggatcttttaaaaagatccGCCGGCCGACGCGTAGCGTTGCCCTTTCTTGAAAGCATTTTGGAGTGCTAATTTTGTTTTCCATAACTTCCACGAATGTCAATTTTGTGCTGAAATTTGTCGAGCACGCAAAACATTTGTCAAAGTTTGTGATTTTTAGGATTTTCCTATTCATCGCGAGCTCACTTGAGCTCGGGAACAGAAGAGGACTGTCATGTCGTTGCTTTCACTACACATGTTGTTTTCAAATTAAACCCAGTGTACATCAAAATAGAAGGTGCTACCTGATTGGGGGGGAAGGGGGAGACAAGATAAATATGTACAATGTTAATTGCAGGACGTAAATAAAACTCATCAACATGGTTCTTCCAAAATTGATAGGAACTCTAAAAAAAATCTATGGCACAATCCTACGGTAAGAAATGTTTACAAATATTAGTTTTTTCCTCTATGGTTGCACTTGCATTTTTTATAGGCTTCAAACATTCTGTATGATGGGGCATCAAGTAAATTTCTTAGCTTTTCAGTTATTTTCTTTGGtacaattctatgattaacaagATACgaatattttttttctttttccaaaAAGGTCAAAGGCAAATCCTTACAAAATGACCCTTACCGGAAATGAGAAGTACATCCATATTCTTGGAGTTCCTCACGCATCCACCGACGGCGTGTCATGAGCAAAACTTGTTTCTGCTTTGAGACTCCGACTCAATGGATTAACTTGTTAAAATGTACGAATTTGTAGAAGTAGCGGTCGAAAAGTGCCGAAGACCAGAAGACACAAACATCGACGAGCTAAGTAGCAAATCGTCACCCTGAAGAAGAAAACGCTGAATATGGCCCGTAACTAACTCAATACTCTAGTAAACAATGCATAAAAATGTTTTTTATGCGGCATGAGTAACTAATTCAATAATAGGGAAATTTTAGTTTTTTTCATTATATATTTTGCCAATTTTCcttttgccactctagattttgacatttcacttttgccactcttagttttTGACAATTATCACAACTGTCATTCCCGTGGCAAAAGCAACATTTTCAGAGTGGCAATTGTAATACATTTCAAAAGCTAAGATTGgcaaaaatgaaataaaaacaTTTTGGTTTTGCCACGGAATGAcaattgtgataattgtcaaaagctaagagtggcaaaagtgaaatgtcaaaaaTCTAGAATGGCATAAAGAAAATTGACAAAAACAAAAATTTCCCGCATAAAAAAATGTGTGGTCGCACATTGTGATGCTAGATCGCTAGGTGGTTCCCATCACGGTCCGCCTCATGTCTCAACAATCAAGTCTCAACGACCGAAGTACTAGGTGGCCGTTCTCTCTCACGCCCGGGAACAGTGCAAACAGATACTTAGACGCCTCCACATTTCACTCACCGATCCATGGGCGCCCCAGCGTCAAACCAGAAAAACCGTAGTCTGCGGGATGATGCTATTTTGCGATAACAACCGACCGAGGCtctcaaacagaaagcaaaaggAAAAGGTTCAAAATAAACCTTAAACTTGTAGATGAAAGATAAAATAAATCCTGAACTTTGAATCCCAAAAATTGGTACTTTGAACTTGTCAATCTCGGTCTATTTCGAATCCTAGAACTGTTTGGCACACTGAGAGTACTCAATCTCGGTCGGATAACGTGCTACTCCCACGAACGAGAATTTGGGCCGGCCCACTATACCACAACGAGGTAGCCAGTTTTCGAAATGTTCATGTTTTTAataaaatttcaaaaaatgttcgtgtttgcaaaaaaaaaatcataaataCAATTTTTTTGGGGATTTCAAAAGTATGTCCAGTGTTTTAAAACAAATCGTGTTTTTGGAAAATATTCAGGAATTTCCAAAAAGTTCATGTTTCTAAAAATTTGTACAAAATTCCAAATAATGTTTGTCCTTTTCAAACTTGGTTCATAAATTCAGGAAAAATAAAGAATTTTACAAAATGTTCCCACATTTTAAAAAAATTTCAGAAGTAAAAAGACAATCTTATTTTCTATTTTTATCATAACTTTAAAAAATAGTGTTTTTCAATAAATGCTTGGACAATTAAAATTCTGTTTGCATTTTTAAGGACTGTTCAcaatttcaaaaattgttcacatTTTTCAATAAAAATTGGAATTACAAAAGTTTTTCACACCtttaaaaaatgttttgaatTCTAGAAATGGTGTCACATTCTTTAAaatattttttggaattttgtAGATTGTTTTTGTTAAAAAACGTATTTGGAAATTCAAATTTGTTCACATTTTATTTCAAGAAAAGTTTCAATTCTTTTTAAAAAATGTTTTCATATATGAATGCTAATGTGTTTTCTTATACATGTCACGTTGTCTATCATGTATGCGTGCTCGAGTGCGAGGTCCCGAATTCAAGTCTTCGCAAGCTCCCTGGTTTCGTTATAGAAGACAAGTGGCTTTGTGCATTTCGCAAAATACGACGGTGTATTCAAAAGAAAACATGCATTTAAAGAATGTATAttatgtatttaaaaaatatccAAAGTATTTTTAAAAAGTTTCATTTTTGTGCTAAAAATGTACATTGTGTACTGAGAAAAAATAGACATGtgtcaaaaaaaaacaaaaccgATTAAAACCagcaaagaaaaaaagaaaaagaaccaaataatacgaagaaaaccaagaaagaaataaaataaaacccaaaaatataaCAGCGGGCGGCGGACGCACGCTAAAATCAGCCGGGTGAAACTAATCGTTTCCCTTCAAGAAAAGCATTTTTGGAACATCGATTTTTTTTCATGAATGCCATTTCTTGATATTTTTTTTGCAAGCATATTAAACATTTGTCAAAATTTACCACAAACTAATCAATTTATTTATTCATCTTTACTATTTCCTTTGATTTTACTATTTATCACGGAGCACTTAAGCTCGGGAGCAGATACTCTGCGTCCACCACAACACCACTTTTCATGTCAAACTGGTAGGTAAATCCATGAGCACACACCATTCTTATCTTCTTTTATAAAACCGAAAGAcgccaacactgtttttcatttGATTACGGAGTACAAACAATACAAGGTAGTTAAATACAAAGACCAACGCCACCAGCATCGTCAAAAATAGTGGAGCAATAACCCTCGGCCTAAAGTTGAAGGGAGGCTTTTCTTCTAACCAACAATACACAATGCATCTAAAAAAAAAACAATACACAATGCAGGAATGATGTCCAAGGAGAACAATGACAACCAAGAATGGATCTACTCGCAAACCCAGGTTTAGAAAGTACGAGCAGACCCGCCCAAATGATCGTAACATATCTAGTACATTGCCATCACAATGCATGCCAAACTCAACCCTCTCGAGCTGGCAACCACTCTGCCCCATATTGAACTacaatccaccatgaacataacaCCAACATGTGGTGAGCTAACCAACTCATGCCGAAAAACGAAGGTCTACATCACCAACCTTCATCTAAGAGAAGCAATGCTTTGCTTTGAGCCTCCGTCGTCTAGTTGCCATTGCAGCGACACCCTGAAAATTCGCAGGCACATAGCTACGGGGGCACACACCTGCTCATACGTGCCCGGACGCATGATTGCCTCGCGATTCGTAAAGCCGTTGCATTTCGCATGAGGGCACACCAAGTTTTAAGTGAAACTTGTGATTTTTGTCATTCTATGCACCAAGTTTCAGCAACTGAAACTGAACAAAGTTTTAAAAACTAGTCGAAACATAATCAAGATGGGTCTTATTTGAAATCCCTCGTCACAAGAAACATGAATATGAAAACAAAACTTAAATTGGACTTTCGGTTCAAAAGATACGAAATATAAAATCGAAATCCAAAAGAAAATAGGGTTGGTGCCTCCGCTGCCCATGCCACAAATCCTCTCTCAACGACACCTCTCGCATCAAAGGGGAGGGAGTAAAGCAAACCAGATCTACTCCCTAATACAAGTTCGAATTGAACTTGACGGTCGTCAAACTAGACCGGCACACACATAGTGCACCACCCATGCAAGTACATCAGGCGATCCACCATAGCTCACCATGGCAGTAATGAAGGAAGCTGGTAGATCTAGGGCGGCACAGCACATTACCGCTATGGTTGTCATGGGTGAGCATGCATCCACCCGACAACCTCCTCGTTGCACTTAACAACGCCTTGAGAAGCCGCACACCATCCCAACCCAATAGCACTTTCGGACACCATCCCCTTAACTGAATACAACACCCACACCAGATCCACAATGTGGCCACACCAAGCTACCCTTCGTAGGCACAACACAACCGTTGGACCTCCTAGATCTTCTGTGCCATTGTTGAAGCCCATGGCTCTGCCGTAACCAAATATGAAGGTGGAAACTCACACAGGTGTGttgggagagagagggagacaaggagaagagagagagagggggggggggagaaagagaagagagagacAACCGTCGCCCGCACCGTGATCCATCGATGACCACACGCTTCGTCGCACCTCCACGCCACCACAACTATGTGACACCACATCTCCCCGCCTTCGAGCCGCCATACCCCCAAACCAGCAGCATGAACAACACCCCCGACGTACCTCCTTGGGAAGTGAATCCCGCCGAGGCCGGTGGTGAGAGGATGCAATGCAATGTGGTGTGGCTTATTGTGCTAGGAGTTGACCGTCTGAGTCACCCCGAGTGTCGCCTAAGAGGAGCTACAACAAACATTGTTGGCACGTCCCCTGCCACCACTTCTCTTCTATCTTGATGCACGATCCTAATGCTCAATAGATTAAGTGGTATTTCACCGTTTGATCCCGTGTTCACCTGATCTTCATCACACCATGAATTCCATCATTGCTTTGTAAGGTTGGCAATTGGGTTATATTCTTGAGAAAACATGCTAACATGTAGTGTCAAGAAAAAGATCGGAGCAATTTCATACTTCATTCATGGGCTGATTTTTTTATCAACAATTCTGTAAAAACAACTATGCTGGAATTTGGAGGCATATTGACCACTATTAGTACACATGGCTACAAAAAAAAAATCACCTAGGCGATCCCAATGCACCATCAAAGGCAAGCAGCTAAAAAAAGTTCCACCTTTGGCGATCGATCTCAATGAACCATCCTCAGCAAGGGCATCTGGTGCAGCGGGCTGCTACCGATGGCGTACTGGTACTTAACCACGTCCTCGAAGCATCCAGCTGCGGGCATCGTCGCCGGTGCCGCAGCCGCCTGCTCGTCATCGACTACGTCTCTCTGCACCGCCGTAGCTTCGTCGGCCCGATCAGCGTCGCCTTCGCGGGCGCAGCCGGGTGCCGGGAGCGGATGGCTGGGGCAGTCGTCCTCGCGCTCGACGAGGCGCATGAGGAGGCGGCCGCCGCGCACGCGGCGCGCGCGGACGTAGTAGTCCGGCCGCATGACGCGCACCTTGCTGATGACGAGCCTCCTGTCCTCGGTGCGTGCCCGGCGCAGACCGCTACGGCCCGCCAGCGACGGGatcggcggcggcaggcggcgccGTCCGGGCTCCCGCCGGCCGTACGAGACCCAGCAGCCCTCGTCCTCCTCGTCGACGCCCTCCTCCGGATCGGCCTCGCCGCGCGTCGGCGGCGACGCGGGGATCATCGTCCGCGTCACGACGCCCGCGGTgacggggtcgggggcgagcagCGAGCGGAGGCCGGCGAGGGGGGCGAACTTGTCGGCGGAGCGGGAGACGGACAGCAGCATCTGATAGGGATGGGATcggaggggcggcggcggtgccgtGGCGGTGGCCGGTCGCGGCGCACGAGAGGCGGTGGGGCGAGCGGCGGGTGGGATGGGATGGGATGGGATCGGTGGAGCGCGCCCGCGCGTGGGCTATCGGTTGCGATCGGGGAGGGGAGGGTTGACGGGGCTTTTATACGTGGACGTTTGCTCGCCCTCCGGGAAGGCGGGAAGTGGGAGCGGATCGGGCACGGGAACCCCGTGACCATCGACTCGATCCATCGATCCATCGGCTTGTGGGTCGATCGCTTTCTTGGCCGGCCAATCAATAGGCCTCCCGCCCTAGTTCACTGGCTTCCCAGACCGATGAATGGCGCCCCGCATGCATGCGTGCATGGCTATCCGCCTATCCGGTTATCCTCCTATCCAACCCTGGCCCTGGCTGGAAATAGACCATCGTCGAGTTCCTGACTGATACGGAGTAAGTTTTGTTTACAAGAAGGCGGAGAAGCTCGTGCGCGTGCACAGGTGGTTGGGGCGCGATAGAGGTGTACGTGGCGACCCGTGACCGGCCGGCCGGGGAGGCGTCGTACCGTAGGCCGGCCGGAGCTGGCTGGCTGCCGTGTGAGGCGCCGGCTGTAACAGGTGGCTCGGGATTCACCAGCCGCGCACGGGCGAACCAAGCAACGACGACGGGAGAATGATCGCTCCTCGTTCGCCTTCATCGCCGTTGAGAAATCATCACGATGGGCTCAGTCCAGCAGAAACAAGCACTCGGACGGGCTCAAATGGCTGTCTCCACCCACCCCACACTATTTCAGCCCAGTTCGAGCAATTCACAAGAAGCCATGTCTCCTTGGGTACAATGATACCATGCTTTTAAACGATAATGTGATATCAACTTTGCAATAAGTTTTTTTCatgcaaaacaaaataaaaactTCACATTAAGTTGGGGCACCTATTCTTCTGCGATTTTGAAGGCGTAGATATTTATATTTAAAAATTTAAGTCAAGGCTGATTAGTTTCATCTCAGTGTTGTGACAATCGATTGTCGACGTTCACTGGACACCATGTCAGACATGTGTTTTCTCCTTGGCCAGCCAGTCTGTGTTCCATAGAAGAACTGCTAGCAGCCTGACACGGGGCCAAAATTAAAGCCCGACTTGCATTAGGCAGTGTTCAATTCTATTTTATCCATTTGTTTTTCTGTGTTTGTTACAATTTTTGTTGAGTTTTTGTAATATGTTAGATATTAGCATTACCTATATCATGTATTGTTTTCGTAATTTTTTGAAACTTCCAAAAGCCTCAACATGTGTTGGGCACAATGGGTCAATGGTGGCACCACGAGGGCGAGTGCACCAGATACTTTCCTCTCACTGGTTATATTCAACATAGATTGTCAAATGGGACAAAAATATCAAATACTAACTGGGGTGCAAAGTGGTCAAAACATTCAGACTACATGCTTTCAGTTTTAGTCATTTGTGGACATTAGATCATCTCAAACAGTAATAAACCCTAGAACAGAGCCTCCTACTTCTTCAGCCCTTACAATTTCGGAATTTATAACGGGCGAACGTCAGATATTTGACCCTTTCCAGTGAACGCTGTGTTTGCCGTCAGATCGGTTGCACGAATCTTGAAGCAAGGGAACTAGTTGCGTCAGTTTTCTCTTTTGTTCACTAAATATTGCATGAGCGTGAACGAGCAGAGATGACGAGGCCGCGGCCTTATCCCCCTTGTCTTCTCCCATTTCCATTCGCGAGCAGCGAGCTGAGTGAGAGAGAGGCGAGCGGCCGAGGTGCTCGTCGCGGAGGTCATCATCTTCCTTCGTGCGTTGACGGAGGTGGCGCTCGGCGGCGAGCTCGCGTAGGAAGCGACCATGTTGGGCTCACGGAAGACCTCAAACAGCCACGCCCCTCTCTCTCGCCGGCGAGCTGCGCGAAAGGACGTCTAGGTTGTGCCGGGGGCTGCACGAGCTTGCGACGATGGGTCGCGCCCCGTTCCTCTCACCAACTTGCGTTCCTGATGCGAGCAGACCTCAAGCAGCCGCGCCATGCTCCAATGTGGTGGTCATGGATGTGCGGGGCCGCGCTTGTGGCTAGCGAGGGCAAAATTTGGTGTTTTGACCCTTTTGGCATAGTTAAGCCAGATCTGACCTTTGTTCAAAACTTTTTTGAGATCTGATCATTTTTCCTATCGCCATAGTCCTTGGCGGTAGGGTTACACAACCTACCGCCGAGGTTAATGGCGGTAGGACTTAACTGCACCATGACATCCATTTGAAAAAAAAATACCCTGCCGCCAGTGCCTTTGGCGGTAGGTTGTGTTATCCTACCACCAATGTGTGCGGCGGTAGGAGAGACAATTTTCCTCTGCGCATCTGACCACGCTCCACGCCTATTCCATGCATGCAGCCAAGCATCAACACGGGCCATCACAACAGCGTCTGCAGTGCAATCATGCATGCATATAGTCGATCAAATTCACTGTTttgacccttcttaaatactttACCACAATCTGACTTTATTTAAAAAAATCGTGATCTGACCCTTTTTCTATCGTCATCGTCTTTGACGGTAGGGTAACACAGCCTACCGCCAAGGGCTACTGCGGTAGGACTTGACGGTGCGTCATGGTCATTCGACGATGAAAATACCCTAGCGCCATAGTCTTTGGCGATAGGGTACCGAAGGTATAAAATACGTGTGGCGCCCAATAGTACTGAACGTGTGTGCTGGAAGGTTGGCTAGCTCGTGCGTGTTTGCTTTGGTAATGTCGTGCTGATCATGCATGTTAGTGGACCGGTAGATCGTGTGGCCTTGGAGTGGAGGCTGCTATATGGACGGATATTCAAGACAATTATCATTCTTGCCGAGCAGAGCAATGCATATCTTGCTGTTTACCGGTGCACTCTGTCACACGCATACAAGTGAGTGCTTGTTACCCCCAAATAACTTTTCTTTTACTTGCATTTATAGATATTCTCCAAAACACAGTCACCACTTACAGTGTTGAACCTAGTGCCACTTAAAATGAATGATTTGTAATAGTCTAATAGATGATGTTCCTATATTAAGTTATTAGCTTGGGTTCTTTGCGAAAATACAAAGGTGAACATGGGTGCGCGCGCACCCACGTGAATAGCAAATTcataaaaaatactagaaaaaaaataaagaaattctGAAATTTCGTGGTATGAAACTTAGTCGATTATTCTACTCACTTGTAAAGTTTCATGATGTATTGACatccatggtatttttaatgaaGAAAATACAAATACGACCATACTATTTAGTAAACAAGTGTTTTTTAATATTGCTTCAATTTTGTCTTTTTGCCAAGATTACCACGGATGTGATTACTTCGTGAAACATCATATGTGAGTATACCGGTTGACTTTGTATATTACAAAAATAAATTCAGATTTTTTCGATGTTTTCAAGCATTTGTTTGAATTTACTATTTATAAGGGGTGCGCACGCAACCATGTTCACCAAATCCGTATCCGGTTCTTTGCAAATACACACATTTTTGCTCAGTTAACTATGGTATGCTCTTACAGTCCCCTCAACCAAAGGGTTGCATGATGAACCAGGTATGCAGTAGATGTTTGCTTTAATTATTAGAATTATTGACAACCATAGATGGTGCCATCCACAACATCCTATTTTTTTCATTCTTGGCATCTGTTAGACTATTTATACCTATGAGACGACTAAAGTTAGGTCTGGTTACTAAAGCAAATCAAATGCAACAGAAAATCCCCATTTTCCGTTTTCAAGTTCAACTACTGGGCATAAAAGATACCGATGAGCTTTATATCATCATGATATTTTCATCATTATAACTAGTCGGGAGATATGGCATTATATTGACTTCGCTTTCCTTCTAGACGCTCTTTTAATTCTATCTTGATATATGTACAGTATCACCTTACGTGAATTCTGCTAATCATATGAACATCATTTTGCAATTTGTCATTAGGTATTTGGAAGATATGGTGGTGCAGATGGATTTCTCTTCCTGCAATACCACATGATTCTTAACTACTCGAACCTTCCGCAAGCCGACAAGTAAAAACTTTGGATAACTAAGTAAAAAAATGTTTTACCAATAATACACTTACAAATAAGTAAAAATAATGTTTTTACCAACAATCCATATCCTAAGATTAATTGGACACATTATTTATTTTACAGT containing:
- the LOC125512529 gene encoding uncharacterized protein LOC125512529 encodes the protein MLLSVSRSADKFAPLAGLRSLLAPDPVTAGVVTRTMIPASPPTRGEADPEEGVDEEDEGCWVSYGRREPGRRRLPPPIPSLAGRSGLRRARTEDRRLVISKVRVMRPDYYVRARRVRGGRLLMRLVEREDDCPSHPLPAPGCAREGDADRADEATAVQRDVVDDEQAAAAPATMPAAGCFEDVVKYQYAIGSSPLHQMPLLRMVH